From Antennarius striatus isolate MH-2024 chromosome 9, ASM4005453v1, whole genome shotgun sequence, one genomic window encodes:
- the arnt gene encoding aryl hydrocarbon receptor nuclear translocator isoform X2: MLFHSDMSSSNPELPDPNLGMGASGTQASGGTVVSKGTNKRRTAPDFDDDDDEDEGNKIFRGDDDPSGPNNDKERFARFLEEDQSFADKEKLARENHSEIERRRRNKMTAYITELSDMVPTCSALARKPDKLTILRMAVSHMKSLRGSGNTNADGSYKPSFLTDQELKHLILEAADGFLFVVSCETGRIVYVSDSLTPVLNQSQSEWLGSSLYDQLHPDDTEKLREQLCTAENNSTGRMLDLKTGTVKKESQQSSARMSMGARRSFICRMRCGTCSVEPLSMNRLNFLRNRNRNGLGAAKEGEPQFVVVHCTGYIKSWPPAGVSLTDSEADNTQGSRYCLVAIGRLQVTCCPGETDINSISVPVEFISRHNCQGMFTFIDHRCFAAVGYQPQELLGKNILDLAHPEDQSLLRDSFQQVVKLKGQVLSVMFRFRAKSREWIWMRTSSFTFQNPFSEEIEYIICTNVNVKNSTQDPLTPISSPGGSLPPSLGQSSPNCPPVVLGHEQVATRQLQQQQQQAELEGGGTRDGLYEAGPMALSQMSGQPVTTAGPDHSKNLEKPELYPSLFQSPDHTKVLPSAPTPSTQIYSPASSFPTGCSNDVYSRQANMTSQMTPHMAQPSHSAGQMLAQMSRQNGVPHSVTPSNTVSPLHGGPAGGVWPGAGARPQFNNQQVAPQAAKTMSPPFGRMGGFGGGSSNSFDQVPTGASPSTTSGANYTPMNVRANLNPNGYDGSQSGAQFPPPAAEALWPQWQGQHHSQNNTEQHPQHAQGNQQDMFPDVLSMLDQPANFSSDDFEIPIYPSFNE; the protein is encoded by the exons ATGTTATTCCATTCGGACATGTCCTCTTCAAACCCAG AGTTACCAGACCCAAATCTGGGGATGGGGGCTAGTGGGACCCAGGCGAGTGGGGGGACTGTGGTATCGAAAGGGACCAACAAAAGAAGAACTGC GCCAGACtttgatgatgacgatgatgaggatgaaggcAACAAGATATTCCG GGGTGACGATGACCCATCAGGCCCAAACAATGATAAAGAGCGTTTTGCCAG GTTTTTGGAAGAAGATCAGAGTTTTGCAGATAAGGAAAAACTAGCCAG AGAGAATCACAGTGAGATTGAGAGGCGGAGGCGGAACAAGATGACTGCCTACATCACAGAATTGTCAGATATGGTGCCCACTTGCAGTGCATTAGCAAGAAAACCAGATAAATTAACCATCCTTCGAATGGCTGTGTCTCATATGAAGTCTCTGAGGGGAAGTGGCAATACCAATGCAGATGGGTCGTATAAGCCTTCTTTTCTCACTGACCAG GAACTGAAGCACCTCATACTGGAGGCCGCCGATGGATTCCTGTTCGTGGTGTCGTGTGAGACTGGCCGAATAGTTTATGTGTCTGATTCCTTAACGCCGGTCCTCAACCAGTCACAGTCCGAATGGCTCGGCTCCTCTCTGTATGATCAGCTCCACCCAGACGACACAGAAAAGCTCAGGGAGCAGCTCTGTACTGCAGAGAATAACAGCACAG gAAGAATGTTAGACTTGAAGACGGGAACTGTGAAGAAGGAAAGCCAGCAGTCATCAGCTAGAATGAGTATGGGAGCCCGTCGATCATTCATCTGCAGAATGAG GTGTGGAACTTGTTCGGTGGAACCTTTGTCCATGAACAGGTTGAATTTCCTCAGGAATAGAAACAG GAACGGTTTGGGCGCTGCCAAGGAAGGGGAACCCCAGTTTGTAGTGGTGCATTGTACAGGGTACATAAAGTCCTGGCCCCCTGCAG GAGTATCATTGACAGACAGCGAAGCAGATAACACTCAGGGGAGTCGCTACTGTCTCGTTGCCATCGGGCGATTACAG GTGACTTGTTGCCCGGGTGAAACAGACATCAACAGCATCAGTGTTCCAGTTGAGTTCATCTCACGCCATAACTGCCAGGGCATGTTCACCTTCATAGACCACCGCTGCTTTGCTGCTGTCGGCTACCAGCCTCAG GAATTACTGGGGAAGAATATTCTGGACCTTGCCCATCCTGAAGACCAGAGCTTACTGAGAGACAGTTTCCAGCAG GTGGTGAAGCTGAAGGGCCAGGTCCTGTCAGTGATGTTCAGATTTCGCGCCAAATCCAGAGAGTGGATCTGGATGAGAACCAGTTCCTTCACCTTCCAGAACCCATTTTCAGAAGAGATTGAGTACATCATCTGCACCAACGTCAATGTGAA AAACTCAACACAGGACCCCCTcactcccatctcctccccagGGGGCTCACTGCCCCCCTCCCTGGGCCAGAGCAGCCCAAACTGCCCTCCTGTAGTGCTCGGCCATGAGCAGGTGGCCACCAG GCagttacagcagcagcagcaacaggccGAGTTAGAAGGAGGCGGAACCAGAGACGGCCTTTATGAGGCAGGACCAATGGCCCTCTCACAG ATGTCAGGGCAGCCAGTCACAACAGCGGGTCCAGACCACAGCAAGAACCTGGAGAAACCAGAACTCTATCCCTCCCTGTTCCAAAGCCCCGATCACACCAAAGTTCTGCCCTCTGCCCCCACCCCTTCCACACAGATTTACTCTCCTGCTAGCAGCTTCCCTACTGGCTGCTCTAACGATGTCTACAG CAGGCAAGCAAATATGACTTCACAAATGACACCACATATGGCACAGCCGAGTCACTCAGCGGGGCAGATGCTGGCTCAGATGTCTCGTCAGAACGGAGTCCCGCACTCAGTTACCCCCTCCAACACGGTCTCCCCCCTCCATGGAGGACCAGCAGGAGGAGTATGGCCTGGAGCTGGAGCTAGACCACAGTTTAACAACCAG cagGTCGCTCCACAGGCAGCAAAGACAATGTCACCTCCGTTTGGTCGCATGGGAGGATTTGGAGGTGGCTCTTCCAACTCCTTTGACCAGGTGCCGACTGGTGCTTCTCCCAGCACAACCAGCGGAGCAAACTACACACCCATGAATGTGCGCGCCAACCTTAATCCCAACGGTTATG ATGGCTCTCAGTCTGGAGCACAATTCCCCCCTCCAGCGGCGGAGGCGCTGTGGCCCCAATGGCAAGGGCAGCATCACTCCCAGAATAACACAGAGCAGCATCCTCAGCATGCACAGGGCAACCAGCAAGACATGTTTCCT GACGTGCTGTCAATGCTGGACCAACCTGCCAACTTCAGCAGCGACGATTTTGAAATTCCAATATACCCTTCATTTAACGAGTGA
- the arnt gene encoding aryl hydrocarbon receptor nuclear translocator isoform X5 has product MLFHSDMSSSNPELPDPNLGMGASGTQASGGTVVSKGTNKRRTAPDFDDDDDEDEGNKIFRGDDDPSGPNNDKERFARENHSEIERRRRNKMTAYITELSDMVPTCSALARKPDKLTILRMAVSHMKSLRGSGNTNADGSYKPSFLTDQELKHLILEAADGFLFVVSCETGRIVYVSDSLTPVLNQSQSEWLGSSLYDQLHPDDTEKLREQLCTAENNSTGRMLDLKTGTVKKESQQSSARMSMGARRSFICRMRCGTCSVEPLSMNRLNFLRNRNRNGLGAAKEGEPQFVVVHCTGYIKSWPPAGVSLTDSEADNTQGSRYCLVAIGRLQVTCCPGETDINSISVPVEFISRHNCQGMFTFIDHRCFAAVGYQPQELLGKNILDLAHPEDQSLLRDSFQQVVKLKGQVLSVMFRFRAKSREWIWMRTSSFTFQNPFSEEIEYIICTNVNVKNSTQDPLTPISSPGGSLPPSLGQSSPNCPPVVLGHEQVATRQLQQQQQQAELEGGGTRDGLYEAGPMALSQMSGQPVTTAGPDHSKNLEKPELYPSLFQSPDHTKVLPSAPTPSTQIYSPASSFPTGCSNDVYSRQANMTSQMTPHMAQPSHSAGQMLAQMSRQNGVPHSVTPSNTVSPLHGGPAGGVWPGAGARPQFNNQQVAPQAAKTMSPPFGRMGGFGGGSSNSFDQVPTGASPSTTSGANYTPMNVRANLNPNGYDGSQSGAQFPPPAAEALWPQWQGQHHSQNNTEQHPQHAQGNQQDMFPDVLSMLDQPANFSSDDFEIPIYPSFNE; this is encoded by the exons ATGTTATTCCATTCGGACATGTCCTCTTCAAACCCAG AGTTACCAGACCCAAATCTGGGGATGGGGGCTAGTGGGACCCAGGCGAGTGGGGGGACTGTGGTATCGAAAGGGACCAACAAAAGAAGAACTGC GCCAGACtttgatgatgacgatgatgaggatgaaggcAACAAGATATTCCG GGGTGACGATGACCCATCAGGCCCAAACAATGATAAAGAGCGTTTTGCCAG AGAGAATCACAGTGAGATTGAGAGGCGGAGGCGGAACAAGATGACTGCCTACATCACAGAATTGTCAGATATGGTGCCCACTTGCAGTGCATTAGCAAGAAAACCAGATAAATTAACCATCCTTCGAATGGCTGTGTCTCATATGAAGTCTCTGAGGGGAAGTGGCAATACCAATGCAGATGGGTCGTATAAGCCTTCTTTTCTCACTGACCAG GAACTGAAGCACCTCATACTGGAGGCCGCCGATGGATTCCTGTTCGTGGTGTCGTGTGAGACTGGCCGAATAGTTTATGTGTCTGATTCCTTAACGCCGGTCCTCAACCAGTCACAGTCCGAATGGCTCGGCTCCTCTCTGTATGATCAGCTCCACCCAGACGACACAGAAAAGCTCAGGGAGCAGCTCTGTACTGCAGAGAATAACAGCACAG gAAGAATGTTAGACTTGAAGACGGGAACTGTGAAGAAGGAAAGCCAGCAGTCATCAGCTAGAATGAGTATGGGAGCCCGTCGATCATTCATCTGCAGAATGAG GTGTGGAACTTGTTCGGTGGAACCTTTGTCCATGAACAGGTTGAATTTCCTCAGGAATAGAAACAG GAACGGTTTGGGCGCTGCCAAGGAAGGGGAACCCCAGTTTGTAGTGGTGCATTGTACAGGGTACATAAAGTCCTGGCCCCCTGCAG GAGTATCATTGACAGACAGCGAAGCAGATAACACTCAGGGGAGTCGCTACTGTCTCGTTGCCATCGGGCGATTACAG GTGACTTGTTGCCCGGGTGAAACAGACATCAACAGCATCAGTGTTCCAGTTGAGTTCATCTCACGCCATAACTGCCAGGGCATGTTCACCTTCATAGACCACCGCTGCTTTGCTGCTGTCGGCTACCAGCCTCAG GAATTACTGGGGAAGAATATTCTGGACCTTGCCCATCCTGAAGACCAGAGCTTACTGAGAGACAGTTTCCAGCAG GTGGTGAAGCTGAAGGGCCAGGTCCTGTCAGTGATGTTCAGATTTCGCGCCAAATCCAGAGAGTGGATCTGGATGAGAACCAGTTCCTTCACCTTCCAGAACCCATTTTCAGAAGAGATTGAGTACATCATCTGCACCAACGTCAATGTGAA AAACTCAACACAGGACCCCCTcactcccatctcctccccagGGGGCTCACTGCCCCCCTCCCTGGGCCAGAGCAGCCCAAACTGCCCTCCTGTAGTGCTCGGCCATGAGCAGGTGGCCACCAG GCagttacagcagcagcagcaacaggccGAGTTAGAAGGAGGCGGAACCAGAGACGGCCTTTATGAGGCAGGACCAATGGCCCTCTCACAG ATGTCAGGGCAGCCAGTCACAACAGCGGGTCCAGACCACAGCAAGAACCTGGAGAAACCAGAACTCTATCCCTCCCTGTTCCAAAGCCCCGATCACACCAAAGTTCTGCCCTCTGCCCCCACCCCTTCCACACAGATTTACTCTCCTGCTAGCAGCTTCCCTACTGGCTGCTCTAACGATGTCTACAG CAGGCAAGCAAATATGACTTCACAAATGACACCACATATGGCACAGCCGAGTCACTCAGCGGGGCAGATGCTGGCTCAGATGTCTCGTCAGAACGGAGTCCCGCACTCAGTTACCCCCTCCAACACGGTCTCCCCCCTCCATGGAGGACCAGCAGGAGGAGTATGGCCTGGAGCTGGAGCTAGACCACAGTTTAACAACCAG cagGTCGCTCCACAGGCAGCAAAGACAATGTCACCTCCGTTTGGTCGCATGGGAGGATTTGGAGGTGGCTCTTCCAACTCCTTTGACCAGGTGCCGACTGGTGCTTCTCCCAGCACAACCAGCGGAGCAAACTACACACCCATGAATGTGCGCGCCAACCTTAATCCCAACGGTTATG ATGGCTCTCAGTCTGGAGCACAATTCCCCCCTCCAGCGGCGGAGGCGCTGTGGCCCCAATGGCAAGGGCAGCATCACTCCCAGAATAACACAGAGCAGCATCCTCAGCATGCACAGGGCAACCAGCAAGACATGTTTCCT GACGTGCTGTCAATGCTGGACCAACCTGCCAACTTCAGCAGCGACGATTTTGAAATTCCAATATACCCTTCATTTAACGAGTGA
- the arnt gene encoding aryl hydrocarbon receptor nuclear translocator isoform X9, protein MLFHSDMSSSNPELPDPNLGMGASGTQASGGTVVSKGTNKRRTAPDFDDDDDEDEGNKIFRGDDDPSGPNNDKERFARENHSEIERRRRNKMTAYITELSDMVPTCSALARKPDKLTILRMAVSHMKSLRGSGNTNADGSYKPSFLTDQELKHLILEAADGFLFVVSCETGRIVYVSDSLTPVLNQSQSEWLGSSLYDQLHPDDTEKLREQLCTAENNSTGRMLDLKTGTVKKESQQSSARMSMGARRSFICRMRCGTCSVEPLSMNRLNFLRNRNRNGLGAAKEGEPQFVVVHCTGYIKSWPPAGVSLTDSEADNTQGSRYCLVAIGRLQVTCCPGETDINSISVPVEFISRHNCQGMFTFIDHRCFAAVGYQPQELLGKNILDLAHPEDQSLLRDSFQQVVKLKGQVLSVMFRFRAKSREWIWMRTSSFTFQNPFSEEIEYIICTNVNVKQLQQQQQQAELEGGGTRDGLYEAGPMALSQMSGQPVTTAGPDHSKNLEKPELYPSLFQSPDHTKVLPSAPTPSTQIYSPASSFPTGCSNDVYRQANMTSQMTPHMAQPSHSAGQMLAQMSRQNGVPHSVTPSNTVSPLHGGPAGGVWPGAGARPQFNNQQVAPQAAKTMSPPFGRMGGFGGGSSNSFDQVPTGASPSTTSGANYTPMNVRANLNPNGYDGSQSGAQFPPPAAEALWPQWQGQHHSQNNTEQHPQHAQGNQQDMFPDVLSMLDQPANFSSDDFEIPIYPSFNE, encoded by the exons ATGTTATTCCATTCGGACATGTCCTCTTCAAACCCAG AGTTACCAGACCCAAATCTGGGGATGGGGGCTAGTGGGACCCAGGCGAGTGGGGGGACTGTGGTATCGAAAGGGACCAACAAAAGAAGAACTGC GCCAGACtttgatgatgacgatgatgaggatgaaggcAACAAGATATTCCG GGGTGACGATGACCCATCAGGCCCAAACAATGATAAAGAGCGTTTTGCCAG AGAGAATCACAGTGAGATTGAGAGGCGGAGGCGGAACAAGATGACTGCCTACATCACAGAATTGTCAGATATGGTGCCCACTTGCAGTGCATTAGCAAGAAAACCAGATAAATTAACCATCCTTCGAATGGCTGTGTCTCATATGAAGTCTCTGAGGGGAAGTGGCAATACCAATGCAGATGGGTCGTATAAGCCTTCTTTTCTCACTGACCAG GAACTGAAGCACCTCATACTGGAGGCCGCCGATGGATTCCTGTTCGTGGTGTCGTGTGAGACTGGCCGAATAGTTTATGTGTCTGATTCCTTAACGCCGGTCCTCAACCAGTCACAGTCCGAATGGCTCGGCTCCTCTCTGTATGATCAGCTCCACCCAGACGACACAGAAAAGCTCAGGGAGCAGCTCTGTACTGCAGAGAATAACAGCACAG gAAGAATGTTAGACTTGAAGACGGGAACTGTGAAGAAGGAAAGCCAGCAGTCATCAGCTAGAATGAGTATGGGAGCCCGTCGATCATTCATCTGCAGAATGAG GTGTGGAACTTGTTCGGTGGAACCTTTGTCCATGAACAGGTTGAATTTCCTCAGGAATAGAAACAG GAACGGTTTGGGCGCTGCCAAGGAAGGGGAACCCCAGTTTGTAGTGGTGCATTGTACAGGGTACATAAAGTCCTGGCCCCCTGCAG GAGTATCATTGACAGACAGCGAAGCAGATAACACTCAGGGGAGTCGCTACTGTCTCGTTGCCATCGGGCGATTACAG GTGACTTGTTGCCCGGGTGAAACAGACATCAACAGCATCAGTGTTCCAGTTGAGTTCATCTCACGCCATAACTGCCAGGGCATGTTCACCTTCATAGACCACCGCTGCTTTGCTGCTGTCGGCTACCAGCCTCAG GAATTACTGGGGAAGAATATTCTGGACCTTGCCCATCCTGAAGACCAGAGCTTACTGAGAGACAGTTTCCAGCAG GTGGTGAAGCTGAAGGGCCAGGTCCTGTCAGTGATGTTCAGATTTCGCGCCAAATCCAGAGAGTGGATCTGGATGAGAACCAGTTCCTTCACCTTCCAGAACCCATTTTCAGAAGAGATTGAGTACATCATCTGCACCAACGTCAATGTGAA GCagttacagcagcagcagcaacaggccGAGTTAGAAGGAGGCGGAACCAGAGACGGCCTTTATGAGGCAGGACCAATGGCCCTCTCACAG ATGTCAGGGCAGCCAGTCACAACAGCGGGTCCAGACCACAGCAAGAACCTGGAGAAACCAGAACTCTATCCCTCCCTGTTCCAAAGCCCCGATCACACCAAAGTTCTGCCCTCTGCCCCCACCCCTTCCACACAGATTTACTCTCCTGCTAGCAGCTTCCCTACTGGCTGCTCTAACGATGTCTACAG GCAAGCAAATATGACTTCACAAATGACACCACATATGGCACAGCCGAGTCACTCAGCGGGGCAGATGCTGGCTCAGATGTCTCGTCAGAACGGAGTCCCGCACTCAGTTACCCCCTCCAACACGGTCTCCCCCCTCCATGGAGGACCAGCAGGAGGAGTATGGCCTGGAGCTGGAGCTAGACCACAGTTTAACAACCAG cagGTCGCTCCACAGGCAGCAAAGACAATGTCACCTCCGTTTGGTCGCATGGGAGGATTTGGAGGTGGCTCTTCCAACTCCTTTGACCAGGTGCCGACTGGTGCTTCTCCCAGCACAACCAGCGGAGCAAACTACACACCCATGAATGTGCGCGCCAACCTTAATCCCAACGGTTATG ATGGCTCTCAGTCTGGAGCACAATTCCCCCCTCCAGCGGCGGAGGCGCTGTGGCCCCAATGGCAAGGGCAGCATCACTCCCAGAATAACACAGAGCAGCATCCTCAGCATGCACAGGGCAACCAGCAAGACATGTTTCCT GACGTGCTGTCAATGCTGGACCAACCTGCCAACTTCAGCAGCGACGATTTTGAAATTCCAATATACCCTTCATTTAACGAGTGA
- the arnt gene encoding aryl hydrocarbon receptor nuclear translocator isoform X1 has product MLFHSDMSSSNPELPDPNLGMGASGTQASGGTVVSKGTNKRRTAPDFDDDDDEDEGNKIFRGDDDPSGPNNDKERFARFLEEDQSFADKEKLARENHSEIERRRRNKMTAYITELSDMVPTCSALARKPDKLTILRMAVSHMKSLRGSGNTNADGSYKPSFLTDQELKHLILEAADGFLFVVSCETGRIVYVSDSLTPVLNQSQSEWLGSSLYDQLHPDDTEKLREQLCTAENNSTGRMLDLKTGTVKKESQQSSARMSMGARRSFICRMRCGTCSVEPLSMNRLNFLRNRNRNGLGAAKEGEPQFVVVHCTGYIKSWPPAGVSLTDSEADNTQGSRYCLVAIGRLQVTCCPGETDINSISVPVEFISRHNCQGMFTFIDHRCFAAVGYQPQELLGKNILDLAHPEDQSLLRDSFQQVVKLKGQVLSVMFRFRAKSREWIWMRTSSFTFQNPFSEEIEYIICTNVNVNRNSTQDPLTPISSPGGSLPPSLGQSSPNCPPVVLGHEQVATRQLQQQQQQAELEGGGTRDGLYEAGPMALSQMSGQPVTTAGPDHSKNLEKPELYPSLFQSPDHTKVLPSAPTPSTQIYSPASSFPTGCSNDVYSRQANMTSQMTPHMAQPSHSAGQMLAQMSRQNGVPHSVTPSNTVSPLHGGPAGGVWPGAGARPQFNNQQVAPQAAKTMSPPFGRMGGFGGGSSNSFDQVPTGASPSTTSGANYTPMNVRANLNPNGYDGSQSGAQFPPPAAEALWPQWQGQHHSQNNTEQHPQHAQGNQQDMFPDVLSMLDQPANFSSDDFEIPIYPSFNE; this is encoded by the exons ATGTTATTCCATTCGGACATGTCCTCTTCAAACCCAG AGTTACCAGACCCAAATCTGGGGATGGGGGCTAGTGGGACCCAGGCGAGTGGGGGGACTGTGGTATCGAAAGGGACCAACAAAAGAAGAACTGC GCCAGACtttgatgatgacgatgatgaggatgaaggcAACAAGATATTCCG GGGTGACGATGACCCATCAGGCCCAAACAATGATAAAGAGCGTTTTGCCAG GTTTTTGGAAGAAGATCAGAGTTTTGCAGATAAGGAAAAACTAGCCAG AGAGAATCACAGTGAGATTGAGAGGCGGAGGCGGAACAAGATGACTGCCTACATCACAGAATTGTCAGATATGGTGCCCACTTGCAGTGCATTAGCAAGAAAACCAGATAAATTAACCATCCTTCGAATGGCTGTGTCTCATATGAAGTCTCTGAGGGGAAGTGGCAATACCAATGCAGATGGGTCGTATAAGCCTTCTTTTCTCACTGACCAG GAACTGAAGCACCTCATACTGGAGGCCGCCGATGGATTCCTGTTCGTGGTGTCGTGTGAGACTGGCCGAATAGTTTATGTGTCTGATTCCTTAACGCCGGTCCTCAACCAGTCACAGTCCGAATGGCTCGGCTCCTCTCTGTATGATCAGCTCCACCCAGACGACACAGAAAAGCTCAGGGAGCAGCTCTGTACTGCAGAGAATAACAGCACAG gAAGAATGTTAGACTTGAAGACGGGAACTGTGAAGAAGGAAAGCCAGCAGTCATCAGCTAGAATGAGTATGGGAGCCCGTCGATCATTCATCTGCAGAATGAG GTGTGGAACTTGTTCGGTGGAACCTTTGTCCATGAACAGGTTGAATTTCCTCAGGAATAGAAACAG GAACGGTTTGGGCGCTGCCAAGGAAGGGGAACCCCAGTTTGTAGTGGTGCATTGTACAGGGTACATAAAGTCCTGGCCCCCTGCAG GAGTATCATTGACAGACAGCGAAGCAGATAACACTCAGGGGAGTCGCTACTGTCTCGTTGCCATCGGGCGATTACAG GTGACTTGTTGCCCGGGTGAAACAGACATCAACAGCATCAGTGTTCCAGTTGAGTTCATCTCACGCCATAACTGCCAGGGCATGTTCACCTTCATAGACCACCGCTGCTTTGCTGCTGTCGGCTACCAGCCTCAG GAATTACTGGGGAAGAATATTCTGGACCTTGCCCATCCTGAAGACCAGAGCTTACTGAGAGACAGTTTCCAGCAG GTGGTGAAGCTGAAGGGCCAGGTCCTGTCAGTGATGTTCAGATTTCGCGCCAAATCCAGAGAGTGGATCTGGATGAGAACCAGTTCCTTCACCTTCCAGAACCCATTTTCAGAAGAGATTGAGTACATCATCTGCACCAACGTCAATGTGAA TAGAAACTCAACACAGGACCCCCTcactcccatctcctccccagGGGGCTCACTGCCCCCCTCCCTGGGCCAGAGCAGCCCAAACTGCCCTCCTGTAGTGCTCGGCCATGAGCAGGTGGCCACCAG GCagttacagcagcagcagcaacaggccGAGTTAGAAGGAGGCGGAACCAGAGACGGCCTTTATGAGGCAGGACCAATGGCCCTCTCACAG ATGTCAGGGCAGCCAGTCACAACAGCGGGTCCAGACCACAGCAAGAACCTGGAGAAACCAGAACTCTATCCCTCCCTGTTCCAAAGCCCCGATCACACCAAAGTTCTGCCCTCTGCCCCCACCCCTTCCACACAGATTTACTCTCCTGCTAGCAGCTTCCCTACTGGCTGCTCTAACGATGTCTACAG CAGGCAAGCAAATATGACTTCACAAATGACACCACATATGGCACAGCCGAGTCACTCAGCGGGGCAGATGCTGGCTCAGATGTCTCGTCAGAACGGAGTCCCGCACTCAGTTACCCCCTCCAACACGGTCTCCCCCCTCCATGGAGGACCAGCAGGAGGAGTATGGCCTGGAGCTGGAGCTAGACCACAGTTTAACAACCAG cagGTCGCTCCACAGGCAGCAAAGACAATGTCACCTCCGTTTGGTCGCATGGGAGGATTTGGAGGTGGCTCTTCCAACTCCTTTGACCAGGTGCCGACTGGTGCTTCTCCCAGCACAACCAGCGGAGCAAACTACACACCCATGAATGTGCGCGCCAACCTTAATCCCAACGGTTATG ATGGCTCTCAGTCTGGAGCACAATTCCCCCCTCCAGCGGCGGAGGCGCTGTGGCCCCAATGGCAAGGGCAGCATCACTCCCAGAATAACACAGAGCAGCATCCTCAGCATGCACAGGGCAACCAGCAAGACATGTTTCCT GACGTGCTGTCAATGCTGGACCAACCTGCCAACTTCAGCAGCGACGATTTTGAAATTCCAATATACCCTTCATTTAACGAGTGA